From the genome of Pelmatolapia mariae isolate MD_Pm_ZW linkage group LG12, Pm_UMD_F_2, whole genome shotgun sequence, one region includes:
- the camsap1b gene encoding calmodulin-regulated spectrin-associated protein 1-B isoform X2, with the protein MDVDLCAGGDSTKRKVELAGVAEGTMDVVPLEMYDSARAKIAANLRWLFAKAYGIDHIPEDLRDPFYTDQYDQEHIKPPVIRLLLSCELYCRVCALILKTEQAASLQSHMSVIQALSRKGIYVVESDDTPVTEGDLACMPIKMSAHMPMIDALMMAYTVEMISIEKVVASVKRFSTFSASKELPFDLEDAMVFWINKVNMKMREIAEREHKVKHHPLESPSHQKSPSKWYWKLVPPDVMHELAHCMLGPEELSEAVRYRREHASGRQLPFFPLLEDLMRDVCDGAALLTVVHYYCPDLMKLEDICLKEVPSIADSLYNIQLLREFANEYLNKSFYLTTEDMLYSPPVLKHNVMVFIAELFWWFETVKPEFVQPRDLQEFKDPRAIAHPKSARPSVPISNATKRSFLASPGMADNQSSPEVCNSKGGPTFSPSHPLLPLRQRQQKQQGDDAGLRNRSNSLTQMDGQQVRGSVVAWPDKRQRPVSTMGPYMLHSATDSDADMASGDSVSLARSISKDSLASNVINVTPKHQTSVHQPSRPPVRRVNGHSLLTNVNMEDEEETLVTVAKSDGPAISKRVEGTQSAAVIGSKPSTDSKSTPDSFYLEPLMPAVLKTAKEKSVCLNKEEESGEVSRSAGRGSLRRENGSTSAVRRKAPSNLNQTFPPSAEEGLSDEPVQSQAGLRLTVSSSVEPSSRDPAEGFYLHSDSEELKPGNGQDGDLGDLDEEEEDLDEAATTKETLWPRKAFNEEEEESAKLQEDMNVKEHEDKDINGGSGRSSPCLSTHSQASSMASGSVRMTSFAERKAQQQRFGSNHDLRSSASSSQRTTPDGSECSGPLASSWRIKRDQSPSSPLGGSTRTGDGSGGANVLASELVQLRMQLEEKRRAIEHQKKKMEVLSARQRQKLGKAAFLHIVKKGGGRSDTLPNPLKADISKDELNGEKGPPSKDDMCVDTMRGEKEVDETTPSGALEAEKKGNGGSFYLDEDLDLNECSRSIELLNEAIGSIQQQMMQLSLQQEMLMKQNVQSPPGAAPPPALTSDKNGDSKTGAGFHFVEHLSGTSTAPARKPPKLSSGRSSRSKPSELKMAKEQSRQTTRTLTPTQSGSETLPHPKHSAGGRSPRTEQPDSPRNPTVVETVDKPGSGHVRSATFRLHDEANIRLPTRVDLTSLAPPEVSFDECLSSNTRESELNSSDGSGKENIPSDEAQCNKTHLIEVDLSELKAPEEEGGDEDKTTERGDGEQKSVLGFFFKDEQKAEDELAKKRAAFLLKQQKKAEEARLRKQQLEAESELKRDEARRKAEEERLRKEEEKTRRELIKQEYLRRKQQEMFEEQGLVKPKTPKPKQKHRPKSVLREESSSDNFSKCSSTPDNLSNAQSGSNLSLASAATNEADSVNSGGAGSQRCDSVESFPGSRNSRAAERDWDNGSTASSITSMAEYTGPKLFKEPSAKSNKPIIHNAISHCCLAGKVNEPQKNQILEELEKCESNHLMILFRDGGCQFRALYSYFPDTEEIQKLTGTGPKSISKKMIDKLYKYSSDRKQFTVIPAKTVSVSVDALTIHNHLWQAKRSAVPKKSGK; encoded by the exons AGTGCTCACATGCCCATGATCGATGCCCTGATGATGGCTTACACAGTGGAGATGATCAGCATAGAGAAAGTGGTGGCCTCTGTCAAGCGCTTCTCTACCTTCAGTGCCTCTAAGGAGCTGCCCTTTGACCTGGAGGATGCTATGGTTTTCTGGATCAACAAG GTAAACATGAAGATGAGGGAGATTGCAGAAAGGGAGCACAAAGTCAAGCACCACCCACTGGAATCCCCTAGCCATCAAAAG TCTCCCTCCAAATGGTATTGGAAGCTAGTCCCT CCTGATGTCATGCACGAGCTGGCCCACTGCATGCTGGGGCCAGAGGAACTCTCCGAAGCG GTACGGTATCGTCGGGAACATGCTTCCGGTCGACAGCTGCCCTTCTTTCCATTGCTGGAAGACCTGATGAGGGATGTTTGTGATGGAGCTGCACTGCTCACTGTAGTCCATTACTACTGCCCCGACCTCATGAAGCTGGAAG atatttgcctGAAGGAAGTCCCTTCCATCGCTGATAGCCTGTACAACATCCAGCTCCTCAGAGAATTTGCCAATGAGTACCTGAATAAAAGTTTCTATCTGACAACAGAGGACATGCTCTATTCACCGCCTGTGCTCAAG CACAATGTGATGGTGTTCATCGCTGAGCTGTTTTGGTGGTTTGAAACAGTAAAGCCAGAGTTTGTCCAGCCCAGAGACCTCCAGGAGTTTAAAGATC CTCGAGCCATAGCTCATCCCAAGAGTGCCCGTCCATCAGTGCCCATCTCCAACGCCACCAAGCGAAGCTTCCTAGCTAGTCCTGGTATGGCCGACAACCAGAGCAGCCCTGAAGTCTGTAACAG TAAAGGGGGCCCAACTTTCAGTCCTTCACACCCACTTCTGCCCCTGCGACAGAGACAACAAAAGCAACAAGGAGATGATGCAG GTTTGAGAAACCGCTCAAACTCCTTGACTCAGATGGACGGACAACAAGTCAGAGGCTCTGTAGTAGCATGGCCCGACAAGAGGCAGAG ACCAGTGTCCACAATGGGCCCTTATATGTTGCACTCAGCCACCGACAGTGATGCAGACATGGCTTCTGGTGACAGTGTTAGTCTGGCTCGCTCAATTAGTAAGGACAGCCTGGCATCCAATGTCATCAATGTCACTCCCAAACACCAGACTTCTGTACACCAGCCATCACGTCCTCCAGTACGTCGAGTCAACGGCCACAGCCTTCTGACTAATGTCAATATGGAGGATGAGGAAGAAACTCTGGTGACCGTAGCCAAGAGCGATGGTCCTGCCATCTCCAAACGGGTTGAGGGGACACAATCAGCTGCTGTAATTGGATCCAAACCTTCCACTGACTCGAAATCGACACCAGATAGCTTTTACCTTGAACCACTAATGCCTGCCGTGCTCAAAACGGCTAAAGAGAAGTCTGTATGCCTAAACAAGGAGGAGGAGAGTGGTGAAGTGTCCCGGTCTGCAGGAAGGGGGTCTTTACGCAGAGAAAATGGATCTACATCTGCTGTTCGCAGGAAAGCTCCCTCCAATCTGAACCAAACATTTCCTCCTTCAGCTGAGGAAGGCTTGTCAGATGAGCCTGTTCAAAGTCAGGCAGGTCTCAGGCTAACTGTCAGCAGCAGTGTGGAACCTTCCTCCAGGGACCCAGCTGAGGGTTTCTACTTGCATTCAGATTCTGAAGAACTAAAGCCTGGCAATGGCCAGGACGGTGACCTAGGGGACctggatgaggaggaagaggatttGGATGAAGCCGCAACCACTAAAGAAACACTCTGGCCCAGGAAAGCCTTCAACGAGGAGGAAGAAGAATCAGCCAAACTCCAAGAGGACATGAATGTGAAAGAGCATGAAGACAAAGATATTAATGGTGGCAGCGGTCGTTCCAGCCCCTGTCTCAGCACACACTCCCAGGCCAGCAGCATGGCCAGTGGCAGCGTGCGCATGACCTCTTTTGCTGAGCGTAAAGCTCAGCAGCAGCGCTTTGGCAGCAACCATGACCTGcgctccagtgcctccagttcCCAGAGGACCACTCCAGATGGATCAGAGTGCAGTGGCCCCCTGGCTTCCTCATGGAGGATTAAGAGGGACCAGAGCCCCTCTTCCCCCTTGGGAGGATCCACTCGTACAGGCGATGGCAGTGGCGGTGCAAATGTATTGGCTTCTGAACTGGTCCAGCTCAGAATGCAGCTGGAAGAGAAGCGGCGTGCCATTGAGcatcagaagaagaagatggaagTACTGTCAGCCAGACAGAGGCAGAAGCTGGGAAAAGCAGCCTTTCTGCATATAGTAAAGAAAGGTGGAGGAAGGAGTGACACATTACCCAACCCGCTTAAAGCTGACATCTCTAAAGATGAGCTCAATGGGGAGAAAGGACCACCAAGTAAAGATGATATGTGTGTTGATACCATGAGAGGGGAGAAGGAAGTGGATGAGACCACCCCATCTGGTGCCTTAGAAGCAGAAAAGAAAGGGAACGGTGGAAGCTTCTATCTGGATGAAGATTTGGACCTGAATGAGTGCAGTCGCTCTATCGAGCTGCTAAATGAAGCTATTGGCAGCATCCAGCAACAAATGATGCAGCTTTCACTGCAGCAGGAGATGTTGATGAAACAGAATGTACAGTCCCCACCTGGTGCAGCTCCACCTCCTGCTCTCACCAGCGACAAAAACGGAGATTCCAAGACTGGAGCAGGCTTTCACTTTGTGGAGCATCTTTCTGGCACTAGCACCGCTCCAGCCAGGAAACCCCCCAAACTAAGCTCTGGCCGGAGCTCCAGATccaaaccatcagagctaaagATGGCCAAGGAGCAGAGCCGCCAGACCACCAGGACCCTCACACCCACCCAGAGTGGATCAGAGACATTGCCACACCCAAAGCATTCAGCTGGGGGCAGGTCCCCCAGGACTGAGCAGCCCGACAGTCCCAGAAACCCCACAGTAGTGGAGACAGTTGATAAGCCAGGATCTGGCCACGTTCGGAGTGCCACCTTCCGACTTCATGATGAAGCAAACATTCGCTTGCCGACCAGAGTGGACCTGACATCACTGGCTCCTCCAGAAGTGTCCTTTGATGAGTGCCTGTCCAGCAACACCAGAGAGTCTGAGCTCAACTCTTCAGACGGTTCAGGGAAAGAGAATATACCATCAGATGAGGCGCAATGCAACAAAACCCACCTCATTGAGGTTGATCTGTCAGAGCTGAAGGCACCTGAAGAAGAGGGGGGTGATGAGGACAAAACAACAGAGAGAGGTGATGGAGAGCAGAAGTCAGTCCTGGGCTTCTTCTtcaag GATGAGCAGAAAGCGGAGGATGAGCTCGCTAAGAAGAGAGCAGCGTTTTTGctgaagcagcagaagaaaGCAGAGGAGGCTCGACTACGTAAACAACAACTAGAGGCCGAATCTGAGCTCAAACGTGATGAAGCCAG ACGGAAAGCCGAGGAGGAGCGTTTGCgtaaagaggaggagaagacacGGCGAGAGCTGATAAAGCAAGAGTATCTGCGGAGGAAGCAACAAGAGATGTTTGAGGAACAAGGCCTTGTGAAGCCCAAAACTCCCAAACCGAAGCAGAAGCACAGACCCAAGTCTGTCCTCAGAGAGGAATCCTCCAGCGATAATTTCTCCAAGTGCTCTTCTACAC CTGACAACCTGAGTAACGCCCAGTCAGGCTCCAATCTGTCTCTCGCATCTGCCGCTACCAACGAGGCCGACAGTGTAAACTCTGGAGGTGCAGGCTCCCAGCG CTGTGACTCTGTGGAGTCATTTCCAGGCAGTCGGAACAGTCGAGCTGCAGAGAGAGACTGGGACAACGGCTCCACTGCCTCTTCCATCACTTCCATGGCTGAATATACTG GCCCCAAACTCTTCAAGGAGCCCAGTGCCAAGTCAAACAAGCCAATCATCCATAATGCAATCTCTCACTGCTGCCTGGCTGGCAAAGTCAACGAGCCCCAGAAGAACCAGATCCTAGAG GAGCTGGAGAAGTGTGAGTCCAACCACCTCATGATCCTGTTTCGTGACGGTGGTTGCCAGTTTCGGGCACTCTACTCGTACTTCCCCGACACCGAAGAGATACAAAAGCTGACGGGCACCGGACCCAAGAGCATCAGCAAGAAGATGATTGATAAGCTGTACAAGTACAGCTCGGATCGAAAGCAGTTTACCGTCATCCCTGCCAAGACTGTGTCAGTCAGCGTGGACGCCCTGACCATCCACAACCACCTGTGGCAGGCCAAGAGAAGCGCTGTGCCaaagaaaagtggaaaataG
- the camsap1b gene encoding calmodulin-regulated spectrin-associated protein 1-B isoform X1, giving the protein MDVDLCAGGDSTKRKVELAGVAEGTMDVVPLEMYDSARAKIAANLRWLFAKAYGIDHIPEDLRDPFYTDQYDQEHIKPPVIRLLLSCELYCRVCALILKTEQAASLQSHMSVIQALSRKGIYVVESDDTPVTEGDLACMPIKMSAHMPMIDALMMAYTVEMISIEKVVASVKRFSTFSASKELPFDLEDAMVFWINKVNMKMREIAEREHKVKHHPLESPSHQKSPSKWYWKLVPPDVMHELAHCMLGPEELSEAVRYRREHASGRQLPFFPLLEDLMRDVCDGAALLTVVHYYCPDLMKLEDICLKEVPSIADSLYNIQLLREFANEYLNKSFYLTTEDMLYSPPVLKHNVMVFIAELFWWFETVKPEFVQPRDLQEFKDPRAIAHPKSARPSVPISNATKRSFLASPGMADNQSSPEVCNRYFLHPEDSDPLKGGPTFSPSHPLLPLRQRQQKQQGDDAGLRNRSNSLTQMDGQQVRGSVVAWPDKRQRPVSTMGPYMLHSATDSDADMASGDSVSLARSISKDSLASNVINVTPKHQTSVHQPSRPPVRRVNGHSLLTNVNMEDEEETLVTVAKSDGPAISKRVEGTQSAAVIGSKPSTDSKSTPDSFYLEPLMPAVLKTAKEKSVCLNKEEESGEVSRSAGRGSLRRENGSTSAVRRKAPSNLNQTFPPSAEEGLSDEPVQSQAGLRLTVSSSVEPSSRDPAEGFYLHSDSEELKPGNGQDGDLGDLDEEEEDLDEAATTKETLWPRKAFNEEEEESAKLQEDMNVKEHEDKDINGGSGRSSPCLSTHSQASSMASGSVRMTSFAERKAQQQRFGSNHDLRSSASSSQRTTPDGSECSGPLASSWRIKRDQSPSSPLGGSTRTGDGSGGANVLASELVQLRMQLEEKRRAIEHQKKKMEVLSARQRQKLGKAAFLHIVKKGGGRSDTLPNPLKADISKDELNGEKGPPSKDDMCVDTMRGEKEVDETTPSGALEAEKKGNGGSFYLDEDLDLNECSRSIELLNEAIGSIQQQMMQLSLQQEMLMKQNVQSPPGAAPPPALTSDKNGDSKTGAGFHFVEHLSGTSTAPARKPPKLSSGRSSRSKPSELKMAKEQSRQTTRTLTPTQSGSETLPHPKHSAGGRSPRTEQPDSPRNPTVVETVDKPGSGHVRSATFRLHDEANIRLPTRVDLTSLAPPEVSFDECLSSNTRESELNSSDGSGKENIPSDEAQCNKTHLIEVDLSELKAPEEEGGDEDKTTERGDGEQKSVLGFFFKDEQKAEDELAKKRAAFLLKQQKKAEEARLRKQQLEAESELKRDEARRKAEEERLRKEEEKTRRELIKQEYLRRKQQEMFEEQGLVKPKTPKPKQKHRPKSVLREESSSDNFSKCSSTPDNLSNAQSGSNLSLASAATNEADSVNSGGAGSQRCDSVESFPGSRNSRAAERDWDNGSTASSITSMAEYTGPKLFKEPSAKSNKPIIHNAISHCCLAGKVNEPQKNQILEELEKCESNHLMILFRDGGCQFRALYSYFPDTEEIQKLTGTGPKSISKKMIDKLYKYSSDRKQFTVIPAKTVSVSVDALTIHNHLWQAKRSAVPKKSGK; this is encoded by the exons AGTGCTCACATGCCCATGATCGATGCCCTGATGATGGCTTACACAGTGGAGATGATCAGCATAGAGAAAGTGGTGGCCTCTGTCAAGCGCTTCTCTACCTTCAGTGCCTCTAAGGAGCTGCCCTTTGACCTGGAGGATGCTATGGTTTTCTGGATCAACAAG GTAAACATGAAGATGAGGGAGATTGCAGAAAGGGAGCACAAAGTCAAGCACCACCCACTGGAATCCCCTAGCCATCAAAAG TCTCCCTCCAAATGGTATTGGAAGCTAGTCCCT CCTGATGTCATGCACGAGCTGGCCCACTGCATGCTGGGGCCAGAGGAACTCTCCGAAGCG GTACGGTATCGTCGGGAACATGCTTCCGGTCGACAGCTGCCCTTCTTTCCATTGCTGGAAGACCTGATGAGGGATGTTTGTGATGGAGCTGCACTGCTCACTGTAGTCCATTACTACTGCCCCGACCTCATGAAGCTGGAAG atatttgcctGAAGGAAGTCCCTTCCATCGCTGATAGCCTGTACAACATCCAGCTCCTCAGAGAATTTGCCAATGAGTACCTGAATAAAAGTTTCTATCTGACAACAGAGGACATGCTCTATTCACCGCCTGTGCTCAAG CACAATGTGATGGTGTTCATCGCTGAGCTGTTTTGGTGGTTTGAAACAGTAAAGCCAGAGTTTGTCCAGCCCAGAGACCTCCAGGAGTTTAAAGATC CTCGAGCCATAGCTCATCCCAAGAGTGCCCGTCCATCAGTGCCCATCTCCAACGCCACCAAGCGAAGCTTCCTAGCTAGTCCTGGTATGGCCGACAACCAGAGCAGCCCTGAAGTCTGTAACAGGTACTTCCTGCACCCTGAAGACTCTGACCCCCT TAAAGGGGGCCCAACTTTCAGTCCTTCACACCCACTTCTGCCCCTGCGACAGAGACAACAAAAGCAACAAGGAGATGATGCAG GTTTGAGAAACCGCTCAAACTCCTTGACTCAGATGGACGGACAACAAGTCAGAGGCTCTGTAGTAGCATGGCCCGACAAGAGGCAGAG ACCAGTGTCCACAATGGGCCCTTATATGTTGCACTCAGCCACCGACAGTGATGCAGACATGGCTTCTGGTGACAGTGTTAGTCTGGCTCGCTCAATTAGTAAGGACAGCCTGGCATCCAATGTCATCAATGTCACTCCCAAACACCAGACTTCTGTACACCAGCCATCACGTCCTCCAGTACGTCGAGTCAACGGCCACAGCCTTCTGACTAATGTCAATATGGAGGATGAGGAAGAAACTCTGGTGACCGTAGCCAAGAGCGATGGTCCTGCCATCTCCAAACGGGTTGAGGGGACACAATCAGCTGCTGTAATTGGATCCAAACCTTCCACTGACTCGAAATCGACACCAGATAGCTTTTACCTTGAACCACTAATGCCTGCCGTGCTCAAAACGGCTAAAGAGAAGTCTGTATGCCTAAACAAGGAGGAGGAGAGTGGTGAAGTGTCCCGGTCTGCAGGAAGGGGGTCTTTACGCAGAGAAAATGGATCTACATCTGCTGTTCGCAGGAAAGCTCCCTCCAATCTGAACCAAACATTTCCTCCTTCAGCTGAGGAAGGCTTGTCAGATGAGCCTGTTCAAAGTCAGGCAGGTCTCAGGCTAACTGTCAGCAGCAGTGTGGAACCTTCCTCCAGGGACCCAGCTGAGGGTTTCTACTTGCATTCAGATTCTGAAGAACTAAAGCCTGGCAATGGCCAGGACGGTGACCTAGGGGACctggatgaggaggaagaggatttGGATGAAGCCGCAACCACTAAAGAAACACTCTGGCCCAGGAAAGCCTTCAACGAGGAGGAAGAAGAATCAGCCAAACTCCAAGAGGACATGAATGTGAAAGAGCATGAAGACAAAGATATTAATGGTGGCAGCGGTCGTTCCAGCCCCTGTCTCAGCACACACTCCCAGGCCAGCAGCATGGCCAGTGGCAGCGTGCGCATGACCTCTTTTGCTGAGCGTAAAGCTCAGCAGCAGCGCTTTGGCAGCAACCATGACCTGcgctccagtgcctccagttcCCAGAGGACCACTCCAGATGGATCAGAGTGCAGTGGCCCCCTGGCTTCCTCATGGAGGATTAAGAGGGACCAGAGCCCCTCTTCCCCCTTGGGAGGATCCACTCGTACAGGCGATGGCAGTGGCGGTGCAAATGTATTGGCTTCTGAACTGGTCCAGCTCAGAATGCAGCTGGAAGAGAAGCGGCGTGCCATTGAGcatcagaagaagaagatggaagTACTGTCAGCCAGACAGAGGCAGAAGCTGGGAAAAGCAGCCTTTCTGCATATAGTAAAGAAAGGTGGAGGAAGGAGTGACACATTACCCAACCCGCTTAAAGCTGACATCTCTAAAGATGAGCTCAATGGGGAGAAAGGACCACCAAGTAAAGATGATATGTGTGTTGATACCATGAGAGGGGAGAAGGAAGTGGATGAGACCACCCCATCTGGTGCCTTAGAAGCAGAAAAGAAAGGGAACGGTGGAAGCTTCTATCTGGATGAAGATTTGGACCTGAATGAGTGCAGTCGCTCTATCGAGCTGCTAAATGAAGCTATTGGCAGCATCCAGCAACAAATGATGCAGCTTTCACTGCAGCAGGAGATGTTGATGAAACAGAATGTACAGTCCCCACCTGGTGCAGCTCCACCTCCTGCTCTCACCAGCGACAAAAACGGAGATTCCAAGACTGGAGCAGGCTTTCACTTTGTGGAGCATCTTTCTGGCACTAGCACCGCTCCAGCCAGGAAACCCCCCAAACTAAGCTCTGGCCGGAGCTCCAGATccaaaccatcagagctaaagATGGCCAAGGAGCAGAGCCGCCAGACCACCAGGACCCTCACACCCACCCAGAGTGGATCAGAGACATTGCCACACCCAAAGCATTCAGCTGGGGGCAGGTCCCCCAGGACTGAGCAGCCCGACAGTCCCAGAAACCCCACAGTAGTGGAGACAGTTGATAAGCCAGGATCTGGCCACGTTCGGAGTGCCACCTTCCGACTTCATGATGAAGCAAACATTCGCTTGCCGACCAGAGTGGACCTGACATCACTGGCTCCTCCAGAAGTGTCCTTTGATGAGTGCCTGTCCAGCAACACCAGAGAGTCTGAGCTCAACTCTTCAGACGGTTCAGGGAAAGAGAATATACCATCAGATGAGGCGCAATGCAACAAAACCCACCTCATTGAGGTTGATCTGTCAGAGCTGAAGGCACCTGAAGAAGAGGGGGGTGATGAGGACAAAACAACAGAGAGAGGTGATGGAGAGCAGAAGTCAGTCCTGGGCTTCTTCTtcaag GATGAGCAGAAAGCGGAGGATGAGCTCGCTAAGAAGAGAGCAGCGTTTTTGctgaagcagcagaagaaaGCAGAGGAGGCTCGACTACGTAAACAACAACTAGAGGCCGAATCTGAGCTCAAACGTGATGAAGCCAG ACGGAAAGCCGAGGAGGAGCGTTTGCgtaaagaggaggagaagacacGGCGAGAGCTGATAAAGCAAGAGTATCTGCGGAGGAAGCAACAAGAGATGTTTGAGGAACAAGGCCTTGTGAAGCCCAAAACTCCCAAACCGAAGCAGAAGCACAGACCCAAGTCTGTCCTCAGAGAGGAATCCTCCAGCGATAATTTCTCCAAGTGCTCTTCTACAC CTGACAACCTGAGTAACGCCCAGTCAGGCTCCAATCTGTCTCTCGCATCTGCCGCTACCAACGAGGCCGACAGTGTAAACTCTGGAGGTGCAGGCTCCCAGCG CTGTGACTCTGTGGAGTCATTTCCAGGCAGTCGGAACAGTCGAGCTGCAGAGAGAGACTGGGACAACGGCTCCACTGCCTCTTCCATCACTTCCATGGCTGAATATACTG GCCCCAAACTCTTCAAGGAGCCCAGTGCCAAGTCAAACAAGCCAATCATCCATAATGCAATCTCTCACTGCTGCCTGGCTGGCAAAGTCAACGAGCCCCAGAAGAACCAGATCCTAGAG GAGCTGGAGAAGTGTGAGTCCAACCACCTCATGATCCTGTTTCGTGACGGTGGTTGCCAGTTTCGGGCACTCTACTCGTACTTCCCCGACACCGAAGAGATACAAAAGCTGACGGGCACCGGACCCAAGAGCATCAGCAAGAAGATGATTGATAAGCTGTACAAGTACAGCTCGGATCGAAAGCAGTTTACCGTCATCCCTGCCAAGACTGTGTCAGTCAGCGTGGACGCCCTGACCATCCACAACCACCTGTGGCAGGCCAAGAGAAGCGCTGTGCCaaagaaaagtggaaaataG